A stretch of the Perca fluviatilis chromosome 17, GENO_Pfluv_1.0, whole genome shotgun sequence genome encodes the following:
- the LOC120545976 gene encoding tripartite motif-containing protein 16-like, with protein sequence MAQKGLELDRETFSCSICLDLLKDPVAIPCGHSYCMNCINSFWDEGDEKETHSCPQCRQSFTPRPVLLKNTMLAVLVEELKKTGLQAAPADHCYAGAGDVACDICTGRKLKAHKSCLICLVSYCEKHLQPHYNVAQLKKHKLVEPSKKLQENVCSHHDEVMKMFCRTDQQLICYLCSMDKHKGHDTVSAAAERAERQRELEGSRQNIQQRIQDREKDVKLLQQQAEAINLSADKAVEDSEKIFTELIRLLEKRSSDVKQQVRSRQKSEESRVRELQEKLEQEITELKRRDAELKKLSHTEDHNQFLHNYPSLSPLSQSASSIHIRPLSCFEDVTAAVSEVREKLQDVLREKWTNDSLTGTKVDVLMPEPEPKTRAGFLKYSRDITLDPNTANTQLLLSEGNRKATLMGDYQPYPNHPDRFTKRSQVLSRESLTGRCYWEVEWSERGGGGVSVAVACKNIRRAGWSKECLFGQNYKSWALSCCNKYSSSFWYNKVHAPVSGPVSSRVGVYLDHSAGILSFYSVSDTMTLLHRVQTTFTQPLYVGFWILNSKDSAELCKLK encoded by the coding sequence atggcgcagaaaggACTTGAGCTGGACCGAGAAACtttctcttgttccatctgtctggatctactgaaggatccggtggctattccctgtggacacagctactgcatgaactgtattaacAGTTTCTGGGATGAAGGGGATGAGAAGGAAACCCACAGCTGCCCTCAGTGTAGACAGAGcttcacaccgaggcctgtcctgctgaaaaacaccatgttagcagttttagtggaggagctgaagaagactggactccaagctgctcctgctgatcactgctatgctggagctggagatgtggcctgtgatATCTGCACCGGGAGAAAACTGAAAGCACACAAGTCCTGTCTGATCTGTCTGGTCTCTTACTGCGAGAAACACCTTCAGCCTCATTACAATGTCGCTCAgttaaagaaacacaagctggtggagccgtccaagaagctccaggagaacgtctgctctCATCACgatgaggtgatgaagatgttctgccgtactgatcagcagcttatctgttatctctgctctatggataaacataaaggccacgacacagtctcagctgcagcagagcgagctgagaggcagagagagctcgaggggagtcgacaaaacatccagcagagaatccaggacagagagaaagatgtgaagctgcttcagcagcaggcggaggccatcaatctctctgctgataaagcagtggaggacagcgagaagatcttcactgagctgatccgtctcctggagaaaagaagctctgatgtgaagcagcaggtcagatccaGGCAGAAAAGTGAAGAGAGTCGAGTCAGGgagcttcaggagaagctggagcaggagatcactgagctgaagaggagagacgctgagctgaagaagctctcacacacagaggatcacaaccagtttctacacaactacccctcactgtcaccactcagccaatcagcatccagcatccatatccgtcctctgagctgctttgaggacgtgacagcggccgtgtcagaagtcagagagaaaCTACAGGACGTCCTGAGAGAGAAGTGGACAAACGACTCACTGACAGGGACTAAAGTGGATGTTTTAATGCCAGAACCAGAACCCAAGACCAGAGCTGggttcttaaaatattcacgtgacatcacactggatccaaacacagcaaacacacagctgttattatctgaggggaacagaAAGGCAACATTAATGGGGGATTACCAGCCTTATCCTAatcacccagacagattcactaaaaggtctcaggtcctgagtagagagagtctgactggacgttgttactgggaggtggagtggagcgagagaggaggaggaggagtttcTGTAGCAGTCGCATGCAAGAATATCAGAAGAGCAGGGTGGTCGAAAGAATGTTTATTTGGACAAAATTACAAATCTTGGGCGTTAAGTTGTTGCAACAAATACAGTTCTTCCTTTTGGTACAACAAAGTCCACGCTCCCGTCTCGGGTCCTgtgtcctccagagtaggagtgtacctggatcacagcgCAGGTATcctgtccttctacagcgtctctgacaccatgactctcctccacagagtccagaccacattcactcagccgctcTATGTAGGATTTTGGATTTTAAATTCTAAAgactctgctgagttgtgtaaactgaaatag